A window of Marinobacter halotolerans genomic DNA:
GCGCCAGTTCAACCTGTCGCTGCTGATCACCGAAGACTTTATCGAAGCCGTGCGCAACGATGCCGACTGGCACCTGTCTTTCCCGGTGACTGAAAAAGAAGTGGCCGATGAAGGCATGGACCTGAACGACGCCAGCCAGTTCGTCTATCGCGACTTCCCCATCCAGAAAGGCTACGTGGTTAACGATGAAGGCAAGGTGGCGTGCCGCATCTACCGCACCCTGAAAGCCCAGTTCATCTGGGACACCATCATGACCAGCACCTATGACTATGCCGAGCCGGGTTTCATCCTGATCGACAAGGTCAACCAGATGAACAACAACTGGTTCTGCGAAGACATCCGCGCTACCAACCCCTGCGGCGAGCAGCCCCTGCCCCCTTACGGCAGCTGCCTGCTGGGCTCTGTGAACCTGACCATGTTTGTGGACTACCCGTTCACCGAAAAGGCCAGCTTCAACTATGAGAAGTACCGCAAAGTTGTGGCCATCTTCACCCGCATGCTGGACAACGTGGTGGAAATCAACGGCCTGCCGCTGGAAGAACAGCGCCACGAGATTACCTACAAGCGCCGCCATGGCATGGGCATTCTAGGCCTGGGTTCCACCCTCGCCATGCTGCGTATGCCTTACGGTTCTGCGGAATCCGTACAGTTCACCGAAGACGTTGTGCGGGAAATGGCCGTTGAAGGCTGGCGCCAGTCCCTGGCCCTGGCCGACGAGAAAGGCCCGGCGCCGATCATGAACGACGAGTTCGAAGTAACGCCCAAGATGCTGACCAAGTGCCCGCAGCTGTCTGCCGATGGCTACAAACTGGGCGACAAGCTCAAGGGCAAGGTACTGCACGCGAAGTACAGCAAGTACATGCAGCAGATTGGCAGCGTGGAACCAGAGCTGATTGAGCAACTGGCCGAGAAAGGTGGCCGCTTCACGCACCACACCTCTATCGCGCCCACCGGCACCATCAGCCTGTCGCTGGCCAACAACGCCAGCAACGGCATCGAGCCGAGCTTCTCGCACCACTACGCGCGCAACATTATCCGCGAAGGGCGCAAGACCAAGGAAAAAGTCGACGTGTTCTCCTTTGAGCTACTGGCCTACCGCCACATGGTGAATGCCGGTGCCATGCCCTTCTCCGAAGAAGAAGACAAGCGTCTGCCCCACTACTTCACCACCTCTGAAGACGTGACGCCGGCCCAGCACGTGGATATCCAGGCCGCAGCGCAGGTATGGGTGGATTCGTCCATCTCCAAAACCGCCAACGTGCCCCAGGACTTCGCGTACAAGGATTTCAAAGACATCTACATGTACGCCTACGACAAGGGCCTGAAAGGCTGCACCACCTTCCGTTTCAACCCGGAAGCCTTCCAGGGCGTACTGGTGCAACAGAAAGACCTTGAAAACACCCTGTACGAATTCACCCTGGACGACGGCAGCAAAGTGACTCTCAAAGGCAGCGAAGAAGTCGAGTACGACGGCGAACTGCATTCCGCCGCGAACCTCTTCGATGCGCTTAAAGAAGGCACCTACGGCAAGTATTGATCTGCGATAACCGACACAGACAGGACAAGACATCATGACAGTTAAAATCAGCAACAAAATCGTCGGCTACCGCGTCAAGAAAGCCGACCCCGAAGCGACCCAGGAACAGGCGGCGCCGAAGGAACTGCAGCCGATTCAGATGAACGAATACATCGAACGGCCGGACTTCCTACTGGGCACCACCTACAAGATCAAGCCGCCGATCGCCGAGCACGCGATGTACATTACAATCAATGACATCCTGCTGAACGAAGGCACCGACCACGAAAGCCGGCAGCCGTACGAAGTGTTCATCAACTCCAAGTCGATGGAACACTTCCAGTGGGTTATCGCCCTCACCCGCGTAATCTCTGCGGTGTTCCGCAAAGGTGGCGACGTAACCTTCCTGGTGGAAGAGCTGC
This region includes:
- a CDS encoding TSCPD domain-containing protein encodes the protein MTVKISNKIVGYRVKKADPEATQEQAAPKELQPIQMNEYIERPDFLLGTTYKIKPPIAEHAMYITINDILLNEGTDHESRQPYEVFINSKSMEHFQWVIALTRVISAVFRKGGDVTFLVEELRSVYDPNGGYFKKGGVFMPSLVAEIGAVIEKHLKAIGLMESEEMSETTKRILAEKRAEFEASHSTATNDDKAGEFPPNATMCGKCSTKAVIVMDGCATCLSCGDSKCG
- a CDS encoding adenosylcobalamin-dependent ribonucleoside-diphosphate reductase, with amino-acid sequence MNAKAQAVVTTIPMQEASLDIWNSKYQLKTKTGEPVDKDIEATYTRVATALAEVENKADRAKHMKDFVWALRHGAIPAGRITSNAGAEAHKPATSTINCTVSGSVQDSMNDILEKNHEAGLTLKAGCGIGYEFSTLRPKGAYVAGAGATTSGPLSFMDIFDRMCFTVSSAGGRRGAQMATFDVHHPDVIDFIQAKREDGRLRQFNLSLLITEDFIEAVRNDADWHLSFPVTEKEVADEGMDLNDASQFVYRDFPIQKGYVVNDEGKVACRIYRTLKAQFIWDTIMTSTYDYAEPGFILIDKVNQMNNNWFCEDIRATNPCGEQPLPPYGSCLLGSVNLTMFVDYPFTEKASFNYEKYRKVVAIFTRMLDNVVEINGLPLEEQRHEITYKRRHGMGILGLGSTLAMLRMPYGSAESVQFTEDVVREMAVEGWRQSLALADEKGPAPIMNDEFEVTPKMLTKCPQLSADGYKLGDKLKGKVLHAKYSKYMQQIGSVEPELIEQLAEKGGRFTHHTSIAPTGTISLSLANNASNGIEPSFSHHYARNIIREGRKTKEKVDVFSFELLAYRHMVNAGAMPFSEEEDKRLPHYFTTSEDVTPAQHVDIQAAAQVWVDSSISKTANVPQDFAYKDFKDIYMYAYDKGLKGCTTFRFNPEAFQGVLVQQKDLENTLYEFTLDDGSKVTLKGSEEVEYDGELHSAANLFDALKEGTYGKY